A genomic region of Magnolia sinica isolate HGM2019 chromosome 6, MsV1, whole genome shotgun sequence contains the following coding sequences:
- the LOC131249486 gene encoding uncharacterized mitochondrial protein AtMg00860-like has product MTLQTLHAHQVYAKLEKCEFWQEEVKFLGHTVSKNGVSVDPAKVEAILQWKQPKNASEIRSFLGLAGYYGRFVKGFSRIAAPLTRLTRKNAIFVWSGACERAFAELKTRLTTAPILTLPSGSEGFVVYTDDSLIGLGCVLMQQGKVVAYASR; this is encoded by the coding sequence ATGACGTTGCAAACCCTTCATGCCCACCAGGTATATGCTAAACTAGAAaaatgtgagttttggcaggaagaaGTGAAATTTTTGGGGCACACAGTTTCGAAGAATGGAGTTTCAGTTGATCCAGCTAAGGTTGAAGCAATTTTGCAATGGAAACAGCCGAAGAATGCATCTGAGATTCGAAGTTTCTTAGGTCTAGCAGGGTATTACGGACGTTTTGTTAAAGGATTTTCTCGTATAGCTGCCCCACTGACTCGATTGACTCGAAAGAATGCAATATTTGTTTGGAGTGGAGCCTGTGAGCGGGCATTCGCAGAACTAAAAACTCGTCTTACGACGGCACCGATTCTCACTCTTCCATCTGGGAGTGAGGGATTCGTTGTGTATACAGATGACTCGCTTATAGGTTTGGGGTGTGTCCTAATGCAACAGGGCAAGGTAGTAGCATATGCATCTCGTTAA